One Chryseobacterium sp. StRB126 genomic region harbors:
- a CDS encoding TonB-dependent receptor domain-containing protein: MNRKIILLLSLTASSFFFSQSVEGIITDKENKPAVETEVLITKNNAKFSAITDEKGLFKIPLKENGDYLLEIIKDGVKTNSENITVKGNARKDIQIKDVPVIQKVEGVTITAKKKLFERKVDRLVFNVENSVASQGIDAIEALAKTPMVKTSDEAISIAGKSNVAVMINDRLLNLNGQELINYLKTLRSDDILKIEVITTPPAKYDAEGKSGLINIILKKNTNLGWNGSIQTSGNYFWGKPTVSSRGGATFNYQGEKLSLSTNLSAGDNYWQYNVYNNMSGISNNNYWNKDGENLNNYKYKSGNLKAEYKINDKNLFGINYNYSHSNPWETGESESVRFNGKDLINISSNFSNRNSRTVHNATAFYEAKIDSAGGKFNVTANVMLNNSNARNFSNTITPELINTMANPISKYRIYSGQADLEKTFGKIKTESGLKYTKIKNDSEFNFFDIKNGLYELNSGKTNTFFYNEENYAAYFSTNFKINEKWDAKAGLRYEYTTLEGISMNDNSSARIKYGKFFPTAYLSYKPNENNSFSLSYSRRISRPYFGNLNPFKYFTSNFEYTTGNPYLLPSFSDNFEFGYVLNNNLNITLYHSYNKDSWDRIQMIDENYRYTIAKNFYNENQTGVNISYNYNKLKWLESNIFVNGYYTKAKSYDPSILPVPPGYSANVNIDNSFFLNKEKTVTVLLGLWGSLPNRDGNTYYYTNASLYTGLKLALMDKKLLVNLYLNDILNTNREKGMEYYPDYNIDYQYKGITRNVHLSLTYKFGNNNVKGATKQVKFEESNRAGANNN, translated from the coding sequence ATGAACCGGAAAATTATTCTTCTTTTAAGTCTTACTGCTTCTTCATTCTTTTTTTCACAAAGTGTGGAAGGAATTATTACAGACAAAGAAAATAAACCTGCAGTGGAAACTGAAGTACTCATCACAAAAAACAATGCTAAATTTTCTGCCATTACAGACGAAAAGGGATTGTTCAAAATTCCTTTAAAAGAGAATGGAGATTATTTGCTTGAAATTATAAAAGACGGGGTAAAAACCAATAGTGAGAATATTACGGTAAAAGGAAATGCAAGAAAGGATATTCAGATTAAGGATGTGCCTGTTATACAAAAAGTAGAAGGGGTAACTATTACCGCAAAGAAAAAATTATTCGAGAGAAAAGTAGACCGTTTGGTCTTCAATGTAGAGAATTCTGTAGCCTCTCAGGGAATTGATGCTATAGAAGCTCTGGCCAAAACACCGATGGTAAAAACCAGCGATGAAGCGATAAGTATTGCCGGTAAAAGCAATGTAGCTGTTATGATTAATGATAGACTATTGAATCTGAATGGGCAGGAACTTATCAATTATCTGAAAACACTCCGTTCCGATGATATTCTTAAAATAGAAGTGATTACCACACCTCCAGCCAAATATGATGCGGAAGGAAAAAGTGGGTTAATCAATATCATTCTTAAGAAAAATACCAATCTGGGCTGGAACGGCTCTATTCAGACTTCTGGAAACTATTTTTGGGGAAAACCTACTGTTTCTTCCCGAGGAGGAGCTACCTTTAATTATCAGGGAGAAAAGCTATCGCTAAGTACCAATTTATCAGCAGGAGATAATTACTGGCAGTATAATGTTTACAATAACATGTCCGGCATTTCAAATAATAATTATTGGAACAAAGATGGCGAGAATCTTAATAATTATAAATACAAAAGTGGAAATCTAAAAGCCGAATATAAGATCAATGATAAGAACCTTTTCGGAATCAACTATAATTATTCACACAGTAATCCATGGGAAACAGGTGAAAGTGAATCCGTAAGGTTCAATGGAAAAGACTTAATCAATATTTCTTCTAATTTCAGTAATAGAAACAGCCGTACCGTTCATAATGCCACGGCATTTTATGAAGCCAAAATAGACAGTGCCGGAGGTAAGTTTAACGTAACAGCCAACGTAATGCTTAACAATTCCAATGCGAGAAATTTCTCCAATACCATTACTCCGGAATTAATTAATACAATGGCCAATCCTATCAGTAAATATAGGATTTATTCAGGACAGGCTGATCTGGAAAAAACATTCGGTAAAATAAAAACGGAATCCGGTTTAAAGTATACGAAGATCAAAAATGATTCTGAATTTAATTTTTTTGATATTAAAAATGGCTTGTACGAGCTTAACAGCGGAAAAACCAATACATTCTTTTATAACGAAGAAAACTATGCTGCTTACTTTTCTACCAATTTTAAGATCAATGAAAAATGGGATGCAAAAGCCGGGCTTCGTTATGAATACACAACGTTGGAAGGTATTTCCATGAACGATAATTCCTCTGCAAGGATTAAGTATGGTAAATTTTTCCCAACAGCGTATTTAAGCTACAAGCCTAATGAGAACAATTCATTTTCATTAAGTTATTCCCGTAGAATTTCCCGTCCCTATTTCGGAAACCTGAATCCGTTTAAATATTTTACTTCCAATTTTGAGTACACTACCGGAAATCCTTATCTGTTACCATCATTTTCGGATAATTTTGAGTTCGGATATGTTTTGAATAACAATCTCAACATTACTCTTTATCACAGTTATAACAAAGACAGCTGGGACAGGATTCAAATGATTGATGAAAATTACAGATACACCATCGCCAAGAATTTTTATAATGAAAACCAAACCGGAGTTAACATTAGTTATAATTACAATAAACTTAAATGGCTGGAATCTAACATCTTTGTGAACGGTTACTATACCAAAGCAAAATCTTATGATCCTTCCATTCTGCCTGTTCCGCCGGGATACAGCGCCAATGTGAATATCGACAACAGTTTCTTTCTCAATAAAGAAAAAACAGTGACTGTCTTATTAGGATTGTGGGGAAGTCTTCCCAACAGAGACGGAAATACCTATTACTATACTAATGCTTCATTATATACAGGGCTGAAATTAGCTCTGATGGATAAAAAACTTCTTGTTAACCTTTATTTAAATGATATTCTGAATACCAACCGAGAAAAAGGAATGGAATATTATCCGGACTATAATATAGATTATCAGTATAAGGGAATTACAAGAAATGTTCACCTTTCCCTTACTTACAAATTTGGAAATAATAATGTGAAAGGTGCTACCAAGCAGGTGAAGTTTGAAGAATCTAACAGAGCCGGTGCAAATAACAATTAA
- a CDS encoding M949_RS01915 family surface polysaccharide biosynthesis protein produces MKKIHFLYTLPFLFFLSCKNEKKDSIAETKVPEISQVEKTDSLVTARIDSAQVPTALKYKGNFKDGFRWKDKTGEYVVVTSETGVYINENFTHENDGSDAEVFAQCYSLENNQQIWKVNDFIKDCMVDIDAAFKKNSLSVTDLDKNGVAEIWAMYEMACKGDVSPSDLKIIMYEGKQKFAMRGETKIRTGMESHGKPVFEGGSYTFDKAFKKGPKAFRDYAEKLWSKNMGE; encoded by the coding sequence GTGAAAAAGATACACTTCCTTTATACCCTTCCATTTCTATTTTTTTTAAGCTGTAAAAACGAAAAGAAAGATTCAATAGCAGAAACAAAAGTTCCGGAAATTAGTCAGGTAGAAAAAACAGATTCTTTAGTTACTGCAAGAATCGACTCTGCTCAGGTTCCCACAGCATTGAAGTATAAAGGAAATTTTAAAGACGGATTCCGGTGGAAAGATAAAACAGGAGAATATGTAGTGGTTACTTCTGAAACCGGAGTTTACATCAATGAAAATTTCACCCATGAAAATGATGGCAGTGATGCTGAAGTTTTTGCCCAATGCTACTCCCTTGAAAATAACCAACAGATATGGAAGGTGAATGATTTTATCAAAGACTGTATGGTAGATATTGATGCTGCATTTAAGAAAAACTCTTTAAGTGTAACTGATCTTGATAAAAATGGTGTCGCTGAAATCTGGGCAATGTATGAAATGGCCTGTAAAGGCGATGTAAGTCCTTCAGATTTAAAGATCATCATGTATGAAGGAAAACAAAAATTTGCCATGCGTGGAGAAACAAAAATACGAACAGGAATGGAAAGTCACGGTAAGCCAGTATTTGAAGGAGGATCTTATACCTTTGATAAAGCTTTTAAAAAAGGGCCGAAAGCATTCAGAGACTATGCTGAAAAATTGTGGAGTAAAAATATGGGAGAATAA
- a CDS encoding YqaE/Pmp3 family membrane protein: MFLAIVLPFLSFIVRGKVLTGIICFFLQITLIGWLPAAIWAVMSLNNDRANKRNEDLIRAVREGRK; the protein is encoded by the coding sequence ATGTTTTTAGCTATTGTACTTCCCTTTCTATCTTTTATCGTTAGAGGAAAAGTTCTTACCGGAATCATTTGCTTTTTCTTACAAATCACATTAATTGGCTGGCTTCCTGCAGCTATTTGGGCAGTGATGTCACTAAATAACGATAGAGCCAATAAGCGAAACGAAGATTTAATTCGAGCCGTTCGTGAAGGCAGAAAATAA
- a CDS encoding class I SAM-dependent methyltransferase, translating into MKENKYDNPSFFNQYEKMLRSQLGLEGAGEWHTLKNMLPDFKEKNVLDLGCGFGWHCRYAIEQGAKSVIGIDLSEKMLTKAKEINSLEGILYERKALEDLNYPQEQFDIILSSLTLHYVESFDKIAQNIYQWLTSGGHFVFSVEHPVFTAEGSQDWVYDKDGEKTYWPVDKYFMEGKRNTTFLGENVIKYHRTLTSYLNALLKHGFKIKEIIEPEPTPEMLKEIPEMKDELRRPMMLLISVEK; encoded by the coding sequence ATGAAAGAAAATAAATACGACAATCCATCTTTTTTTAACCAGTATGAGAAAATGCTCCGTTCTCAATTGGGACTTGAAGGAGCAGGAGAATGGCATACCTTAAAAAATATGCTCCCTGATTTTAAAGAGAAAAATGTGCTGGACCTTGGCTGTGGATTCGGATGGCATTGCCGATATGCCATAGAACAGGGAGCAAAATCTGTAATTGGTATTGATCTTTCAGAGAAAATGCTGACAAAAGCTAAAGAAATCAATAGCCTGGAAGGTATCCTGTATGAAAGAAAAGCATTGGAAGATCTCAATTATCCTCAAGAACAGTTTGATATTATTTTAAGCTCATTAACACTACATTATGTGGAATCATTCGATAAGATTGCTCAAAATATCTATCAATGGTTAACTTCAGGCGGACATTTTGTATTCTCTGTGGAACATCCTGTATTTACTGCTGAAGGAAGTCAGGACTGGGTGTATGATAAAGATGGAGAGAAAACATACTGGCCTGTTGATAAGTATTTTATGGAAGGAAAAAGAAATACAACATTCTTAGGTGAAAATGTAATTAAATATCACAGAACCTTAACTTCCTACCTCAACGCTTTATTAAAACATGGCTTCAAAATAAAAGAAATTATTGAGCCAGAGCCAACTCCTGAAATGCTGAAAGAAATTCCTGAAATGAAAGATGAACTCAGAAGACCTATGATGCTATTAATTTCTGTTGAAAAATAG
- a CDS encoding Crp/Fnr family transcriptional regulator produces the protein MHDKLLQYIRSEYNFSPKEIEMIKQYFEPVFFSKNTIIEESGKVPNYLYYIVSGYLRLFYMDQNGNEVTTHINCPPGFFTSYSHFINRTISDHNVECITECELLRITKGNLDHLVNESQMMKDFSISVFQNSIAYNENRSRELAVLNAEERYLKLLKDYPEIVQHVPIQYIASFLGMKPESLSRIRRKIIN, from the coding sequence ATGCACGACAAGCTTTTACAATACATCCGTTCTGAATATAATTTCTCACCAAAAGAAATTGAAATGATTAAACAGTATTTTGAGCCTGTATTTTTTTCAAAGAATACCATAATAGAAGAATCTGGTAAGGTTCCCAATTACCTTTATTATATTGTTTCGGGATATCTCAGATTATTTTATATGGATCAGAATGGAAATGAAGTGACTACACATATCAACTGCCCACCTGGATTTTTTACTTCTTATTCTCATTTTATCAACAGAACAATTTCGGACCACAATGTGGAATGTATTACAGAGTGTGAGCTTTTAAGAATTACCAAAGGAAATCTCGATCATCTGGTGAATGAAAGTCAGATGATGAAGGATTTTAGTATTTCAGTATTTCAAAACTCTATTGCTTATAATGAAAACCGTTCCAGAGAATTGGCTGTTTTAAATGCCGAGGAGCGGTATCTTAAGCTTTTAAAGGATTATCCGGAAATTGTTCAGCATGTTCCTATTCAATATATTGCTTCCTTTTTGGGAATGAAACCGGAAAGTCTTAGCAGGATCAGGAGAAAAATAATTAACTAA
- a CDS encoding MFS transporter has translation MKRNYLKLLIILFGQLLTIMDIFIINVSIPSIQRDIHASHGEMQLMIAAYLIGFASFLITGGRLGDVYGRKKIFIGGLIFFMISSIACGISQGSVMLMISRLVQGISAALMAPQVLSMIQILFPVHRERTKAMGWYGITIGVGTVMGQFLGGYFSSLTVWEEPWRLIFFINIPICLIAIFFSVRILKESRISKKKSFDNWGVFLLSAGLFSMTYMLTVSEKEIFSVQNMLLMVISVVILIYFIKNQKDNLKNKKTYLIDFELFRYKNFNLGIVAVSFFFIMLDSYFYILSLFFQDGLMISPLKAGEIIVFQGLGFILASAFSVKLILRYGKKALMTGLGFIILILILQVIFFSGTTEFFWLFLLLFLHGVGVGSVIPSLANIALSGMSEKMIGNASGVYNTFQQVAAIIGIVAVGSVFYYFLGAKPLIQHYHKAFTMAILVNILCLIIVFAAVFKVPDDVLPQTKK, from the coding sequence ATGAAACGTAACTATTTGAAATTATTGATTATTCTTTTTGGACAGCTGTTGACAATTATGGATATTTTCATTATCAATGTATCCATACCTTCTATACAACGCGATATTCATGCTTCCCATGGAGAAATGCAGCTGATGATAGCCGCTTATCTTATCGGATTTGCTTCTTTTCTTATTACAGGAGGTCGTTTGGGAGATGTATACGGAAGAAAAAAGATTTTCATTGGCGGATTGATCTTTTTTATGATAAGTTCCATCGCCTGCGGAATTTCACAAGGAAGTGTTATGCTGATGATTTCAAGATTGGTTCAGGGAATAAGTGCTGCATTAATGGCACCACAGGTTCTCTCTATGATCCAGATTTTATTTCCTGTTCACAGAGAGCGTACAAAAGCAATGGGTTGGTATGGAATCACTATTGGAGTCGGAACCGTTATGGGGCAGTTTCTGGGTGGATATTTTTCATCACTTACTGTTTGGGAAGAGCCTTGGCGGCTTATTTTCTTCATTAATATTCCTATATGTCTGATTGCCATTTTTTTCAGTGTAAGAATTTTGAAAGAATCCAGAATCAGTAAAAAAAAATCCTTTGATAATTGGGGCGTTTTTCTATTGTCAGCAGGACTTTTCAGTATGACCTATATGCTTACCGTTTCTGAAAAAGAGATCTTTTCTGTTCAGAATATGCTGCTCATGGTTATTTCTGTGGTTATTTTAATCTACTTTATTAAAAATCAGAAAGATAATTTGAAAAATAAAAAAACTTACCTGATTGATTTTGAGCTTTTCCGTTACAAAAATTTCAATCTGGGTATTGTAGCTGTCTCTTTCTTCTTTATTATGTTGGATTCCTATTTCTATATTCTCTCTTTATTTTTTCAGGATGGATTAATGATTAGTCCGTTAAAAGCCGGGGAAATAATTGTTTTTCAAGGACTAGGATTTATTCTGGCTTCAGCTTTCTCGGTAAAACTGATCCTGAGATATGGGAAAAAAGCTCTGATGACAGGACTTGGTTTTATCATCTTGATTTTGATTCTTCAGGTTATTTTTTTCAGCGGAACTACTGAGTTTTTCTGGTTGTTTCTGTTATTATTTTTGCATGGAGTAGGAGTAGGCTCTGTGATTCCTTCACTGGCGAATATTGCTCTTTCAGGAATGTCTGAAAAAATGATTGGAAATGCTTCCGGAGTTTACAATACTTTTCAGCAGGTAGCAGCCATCATCGGAATTGTGGCAGTGGGAAGTGTTTTTTATTATTTTCTGGGTGCAAAGCCGTTAATACAGCATTATCATAAAGCTTTTACAATGGCTATACTGGTTAATATTCTCTGCCTGATTATTGTTTTTGCGGCTGTTTTTAAAGTACCTGACGATGTCCTTCCTCAAACTAAAAAATAA
- a CDS encoding VOC family protein yields the protein MNSSNPVVYFEIPVNDLERAESFYSAVFNFSFVKETIDHYEMALFPFEEKSSGITGALAKGDVYKPTKNGVIIYFKTENIDTTLEKVLQHGGKILYPKRTDEKYGFAVAEFEDSEGNRIALHQTI from the coding sequence ATGAATTCGTCCAATCCTGTCGTTTATTTTGAAATTCCTGTGAATGATCTGGAACGGGCAGAGAGCTTCTATTCGGCTGTCTTTAATTTCAGTTTTGTGAAAGAAACCATCGATCATTATGAGATGGCTCTTTTCCCTTTTGAAGAAAAGAGCAGTGGTATTACCGGAGCTTTAGCCAAAGGGGATGTTTATAAACCTACGAAAAATGGGGTTATTATTTATTTTAAAACAGAAAATATTGATACCACTCTGGAAAAAGTTCTTCAGCACGGAGGAAAAATTCTTTATCCGAAAAGAACGGATGAAAAATATGGTTTCGCAGTAGCTGAATTTGAAGACTCAGAGGGAAACAGGATTGCCCTGCATCAAACCATTTAA
- a CDS encoding TetR/AcrR family transcriptional regulator yields the protein MKKEKVRDRIIRVASELFYKQGYNSTGINQIIAEAEIAIGSLYNHFASKNDLLQAYLIKEEQDWLEGLEKSIAFISDPKEKISAIVDYRKKLQQSSKFSGCHFIKIVSEVGDGNTAVSAFAKNHKEKQRGLIYGIVKEYSEFHPLSDPELTSENIFLLIEGAVVTSTITRKNDSFDQIKKMIQGLLS from the coding sequence ATGAAAAAAGAAAAAGTAAGGGACAGAATCATCAGAGTCGCTTCGGAATTATTTTATAAACAAGGATATAACTCTACTGGAATCAATCAGATCATTGCTGAAGCTGAAATTGCCATTGGTTCGTTGTACAATCATTTTGCCTCTAAAAATGACCTTCTTCAGGCTTATTTAATCAAGGAAGAGCAGGATTGGCTCGAAGGTCTTGAAAAAAGTATTGCCTTTATTTCAGATCCTAAAGAAAAAATATCAGCAATTGTGGATTACCGTAAAAAACTGCAGCAATCTTCAAAGTTTTCAGGATGCCATTTCATTAAAATTGTCTCTGAAGTAGGAGATGGAAACACTGCAGTATCAGCTTTTGCAAAAAATCATAAAGAAAAACAGAGGGGACTCATTTATGGTATTGTGAAGGAATATAGTGAATTTCATCCATTATCAGATCCAGAATTAACCTCTGAAAATATTTTTTTATTGATAGAAGGAGCGGTTGTAACTTCCACCATTACCAGAAAGAATGATTCTTTTGATCAAATCAAAAAAATGATACAGGGTTTATTATCCTAA
- a CDS encoding NAD-dependent epimerase/dehydratase family protein, whose product MTKNNLSLVSGANGHLGNNLVRFLLKQGIPVRATVRNIHNAKPFEGLNCELMQADITDKASFVSALQGVETFYAVGASFKLWAKDPKKEIYDVNIKGTRNTIEAAAEAGVKRIVYISSIAALNYTQLPTKESNGYNPDRRDMYYNSKNDGERLAFELAAKLGVELVSVMPSAMIGSEAFLPLNVSYGVLKLILNKQIPVDTKITLNWVDVKDVAEGCYLAAQKGRSGERYILANEKCMTITDTTILANKLYPDLKLKVPNAVPKGILYTIAALMEFTAKMSRKAPVLTRKDISMFSGLQQDFDISKARNELGFAPKSPEQAVKEALDYLLNNPELLKEV is encoded by the coding sequence ATGACAAAGAATAATCTAAGCCTCGTTTCAGGAGCTAATGGACATCTGGGAAATAATTTAGTCAGATTTTTACTCAAACAGGGAATTCCGGTACGGGCAACGGTACGGAATATCCATAATGCAAAACCTTTTGAAGGACTGAACTGTGAGCTGATGCAAGCCGATATCACAGATAAAGCCTCTTTTGTAAGCGCTCTTCAGGGAGTGGAAACCTTTTATGCTGTGGGAGCTTCCTTTAAATTATGGGCCAAAGACCCTAAAAAGGAAATCTACGATGTTAATATCAAAGGAACTCGCAATACCATTGAAGCAGCGGCTGAAGCCGGAGTGAAAAGAATAGTCTACATAAGTTCTATTGCAGCTCTCAATTATACTCAATTACCTACAAAGGAAAGTAACGGGTACAATCCTGATCGTAGAGATATGTACTATAATTCCAAAAATGATGGGGAAAGGCTGGCTTTTGAACTGGCTGCAAAGCTTGGAGTAGAACTTGTTTCTGTGATGCCTTCAGCAATGATTGGAAGTGAAGCTTTTTTACCTTTGAATGTTTCCTATGGCGTATTAAAGCTTATTCTGAACAAACAAATTCCTGTAGATACCAAAATTACCCTGAATTGGGTAGATGTGAAAGATGTTGCGGAAGGATGTTATTTAGCAGCTCAAAAAGGGCGTTCGGGTGAACGTTATATTTTAGCGAATGAAAAATGTATGACGATCACGGATACAACAATTTTGGCGAATAAATTATATCCGGATTTAAAGCTGAAAGTCCCAAATGCTGTTCCCAAAGGAATTCTTTATACCATTGCTGCCTTGATGGAATTTACAGCAAAAATGAGCAGAAAAGCTCCGGTACTGACAAGAAAAGATATCTCCATGTTTTCCGGATTGCAACAGGATTTTGATATTTCCAAAGCAAGAAACGAATTGGGCTTTGCTCCTAAAAGTCCTGAACAGGCTGTAAAAGAGGCCCTTGATTATTTACTGAACAATCCTGAACTTTTGAAAGAAGTTTAA
- a CDS encoding M3 family metallopeptidase: MNILTEKFNTPYHSAPFGDIKNEDYLPAFKELIQKSEEEINAIIDNPEAPTFENVIEALAYSGEQLDVVSNIFFNLNSAETSDEIQQIAQEVSPILTEYSSKISQNEALFNKIKKVYDEKEKYNLNEEQQMLLNETYKGFVRSGALLNEEDKEKLKKISMDLSIKSLQFGQNVLASTNAYFKHITEKEQLAGIPEAIIEQFAEEAKERNLEGWVVTLQYPSYIPFMTYAENRELRKELALANGKKSFDGGEYDNQNLIKELLQLKQQKAELLGYKDYADYVLEERMAKSPAKVVDFLNELLTKAKPYANKEVDELKSLAKADGIENMQSYDHAFYAEKLRKQKFDLNDEELKPYFPLNQVQDAVFGLSGKLFGLTFEEKNDIPKYHEDVKVYEVKENGNYKSLLYVDYFPRKGKRAGAWMTSYKNQYKQNGENSRPHISIVCNFSKPTKDTPSLLTFQEVTTLFHEFGHALHGMMADTQYPTLSGTSVKWDFVELPSQFLENFCYEPEFLKTFAKHYKTGEVLPDEKIEKIEQSKNFMEGYQTLRQLGFGLLDMNYHTKVAELENESVKEFEDQYTKATALYPTNPETAMSPSFSHIFQGGYSAGYYSYKWAEVLDADAFQYFKENGIFNPEIAAKYKVLLSSGGTKDPMELYKAFRGSEPKVESLLKRAFG, from the coding sequence ATGAATATTTTAACAGAAAAATTTAACACACCATATCACTCAGCACCGTTCGGTGACATTAAAAATGAAGATTACCTTCCTGCTTTCAAGGAATTAATTCAAAAATCTGAAGAAGAGATCAATGCTATTATTGATAATCCTGAAGCACCTACTTTTGAAAATGTTATTGAGGCATTAGCTTATTCCGGTGAGCAGTTGGATGTGGTATCGAATATCTTTTTCAATTTAAATTCTGCAGAAACCAGTGATGAGATTCAACAAATTGCTCAGGAGGTTTCCCCGATTTTAACGGAATATTCTTCCAAAATATCTCAAAATGAAGCTCTTTTCAACAAAATCAAAAAGGTTTATGATGAAAAGGAAAAATACAACCTCAATGAAGAGCAGCAAATGCTTTTGAATGAAACGTATAAAGGTTTCGTAAGAAGCGGTGCCTTACTCAATGAGGAAGACAAAGAAAAATTAAAGAAGATCAGCATGGATCTTTCCATAAAGTCTCTACAGTTCGGACAAAATGTACTGGCCTCTACCAATGCCTATTTCAAACATATTACAGAGAAAGAGCAATTAGCCGGAATTCCGGAAGCAATTATTGAGCAATTTGCAGAGGAAGCTAAAGAAAGAAATCTTGAAGGCTGGGTAGTAACTTTACAATATCCAAGCTATATTCCATTCATGACGTATGCTGAAAACCGCGAACTGAGAAAGGAACTGGCATTGGCTAACGGTAAAAAATCTTTTGACGGTGGAGAATATGATAACCAAAACCTCATCAAAGAACTTCTTCAGTTAAAACAACAGAAAGCAGAACTTTTAGGATATAAAGATTATGCAGATTACGTGTTGGAAGAAAGAATGGCAAAATCACCGGCAAAGGTTGTTGACTTTTTAAACGAACTTTTAACGAAAGCTAAACCTTACGCAAATAAAGAGGTTGATGAATTGAAATCTCTGGCAAAAGCTGATGGAATTGAAAATATGCAAAGCTATGACCACGCTTTTTATGCTGAAAAGCTTCGTAAACAGAAATTTGATCTTAATGACGAAGAACTAAAACCTTATTTCCCTTTAAACCAAGTACAGGATGCTGTTTTCGGGCTTTCTGGTAAATTATTCGGGTTAACATTTGAGGAAAAAAATGACATCCCGAAATACCATGAAGATGTAAAGGTTTATGAAGTAAAAGAGAATGGAAATTACAAATCACTTCTATACGTTGACTATTTCCCAAGAAAAGGGAAAAGAGCCGGAGCATGGATGACCAGCTATAAAAACCAGTACAAGCAGAATGGTGAGAATTCACGTCCGCATATTTCTATTGTTTGTAACTTCAGCAAACCAACAAAAGATACACCTAGCTTACTAACATTTCAGGAAGTAACGACACTATTCCACGAATTCGGACATGCCCTTCACGGAATGATGGCAGATACTCAATACCCTACTCTTTCAGGAACTTCTGTGAAATGGGATTTTGTAGAACTTCCGTCTCAATTCTTGGAAAACTTCTGTTATGAGCCTGAATTCCTGAAAACATTTGCAAAACATTATAAAACCGGAGAGGTTCTTCCTGACGAAAAAATCGAAAAAATCGAACAGTCTAAAAACTTCATGGAAGGTTACCAAACATTAAGACAATTAGGTTTTGGATTATTAGACATGAACTACCATACAAAAGTTGCAGAGTTGGAAAACGAAAGTGTAAAAGAATTTGAAGATCAATACACCAAAGCTACTGCACTTTATCCTACCAATCCTGAAACAGCGATGAGTCCAAGTTTCTCTCATATTTTTCAGGGCGGATATTCTGCAGGATATTATTCTTACAAATGGGCAGAAGTATTGGATGCTGATGCGTTCCAGTATTTTAAAGAAAACGGAATTTTCAATCCGGAAATTGCTGCAAAATATAAAGTACTTCTTTCTTCAGGAGGAACAAAAGATCCTATGGAACTGTATAAAGCCTTCAGAGGAAGCGAGCCGAAGGTAGAAAGCTTATTGAAAAGAGCTTTTGGGTAG
- a CDS encoding tetratricopeptide repeat protein, which produces MKENLQKPMNSISQRLENVKKLQAKRWENEDHWDTLNDLLVKELDEILLIEPENTSALINIGAIYSDMGENEKALEYLKMALNLGSEDKNLFVNLAIVMVYMEKHQSEYLEYLEDAEGKIENPLTFKAYFDPQSH; this is translated from the coding sequence ATGAAGGAAAACCTTCAAAAGCCAATGAATAGCATATCACAAAGACTTGAAAACGTTAAAAAACTTCAAGCAAAAAGATGGGAAAACGAGGATCATTGGGATACTTTAAATGATCTTTTAGTTAAAGAATTAGATGAGATTTTACTTATTGAACCTGAGAACACCTCCGCGTTAATCAATATCGGGGCAATTTATTCCGATATGGGAGAAAATGAGAAAGCTCTGGAATATTTGAAAATGGCTTTAAACTTAGGTTCTGAGGATAAAAATCTTTTTGTGAATCTGGCTATTGTGATGGTTTATATGGAAAAACATCAGTCAGAATATTTAGAGTATCTTGAAGATGCTGAGGGGAAAATTGAGAACCCGCTTACTTTTAAAGCCTATTTTGACCCTCAATCTCATTAA